The region ttggtttccctgcggccatcttcctgaagctgtgGGCGGCGTGTGCGCGGAATGAGATCTCGGCTGACCTCTTGCGCTGcattttcctgaggctgtgggcTTGAGATCTTGGCagccctcggcttcaggaaaatggccgccggaggcctcGAGTGCGCAGAatgagatctcggcggccattttcctgaatccgagggctgccgagatctcaatctgtgcacgcgcgacctcaggaaaatggctgccgagaaACCAATGATGCGCTcggctctgctcaccgtggacaccaggccgcagcatcgccacatttctgccacgggcatcctgaggaagggaccctgctcatgcaACGCACTCTGCTCTGCCTCACCACTGACACTGGACCCACAGCATCACACCGCTGGGATACCCCAGGACTgcagccttaggccatgtgcacacgctgcggattccattgcggaattttctgcagcggatttgataaatccgcagtgcaaaaccgcagcggtttttactgcggatttatcgcggtttttagttcggtttttcacctgcagtttcgagcaggtggaaaaccgctgcggattccgcacaaagaattgacttgctgcggaaaataaaccgctgcgtttccgcacgtttttttccgcagcatgtgcactgcggatttcatttcttatagctttgcatggtactgtaaatgcatgggaaaccgctgcggatctgcagctgcggatccgcagcgaaatccgcagcgtgtgcacatggccttatctcACTTCTGCTGGCTTCCTGAGGAAAGGACCCTGCTCTACCATCgctagccctcaggtaagataccttaaattcggacaataaggctatgtgcacacgttgcggattaggcttaggaatttctggtgcggattccgtctctcctggcagaaaacgcacctgcgtttttttgctgcggttttcttgcggttttctataatggaatgggtacaaaaacgctgcagattcacaaaaaaaaagtgacatgctacttcttttaaaccgcagcggattttccgcaaagtgtgcacagaattttttttttctcattgatttacattgtactgtaaatcaattgcggatctgcagcgtttctgcacctcaaaaaacgctgcggatccgtcttatagtccgaaaaatacggtagttctgGCATACAgtcaacatggtaaataaaaaaaacaattgtggaattgcacttttttttttgcaatctcaccgcacttggattttcccCCCTGCTTTCCAGTACATTTTTTGGTAAAGCCAATGGTGCCTGAATGAAGGGAGCGCTGGGCTTTTTAATGAATTCTGTCAAACTCTTTGATTCAGGCCCAAAAAGTGATAACTATTAGCCATatactgtaaaagaaaaaaataattagttttttgGCTGTcttaatagaaaaaaagaaaaaaaagacgagTAAAGACCGTTCAACTGAAAGAAGCAGCGGAAAAGCCACCAAGGGAATTAAACAAGAAAGAGACGATCCAGGGTATGACAAATACAATGCTAATCAGCCGACTTCCAGGGATAATCGGAAAACGTCCCCAACTGAGACTGCTCCAAAAAGCATGTCTAATCAGCCACGTTACGAGAGGCAGAGTGCTCATCATGGCGGATCGGAGCGGCGTACCGAGCACAGACTTGCGTTACCGGAAGACAAACACCGAGAAAATGGATTAAAAAGACCATTAGATTCCGAGAAGAGAGAACTGGACAAGCGGAGAAAGTAACAGGAATCTGATAGAGAACATCACTTCTAGAACTTTACACCAATAATATAAACCCCAGAACATTTTATAAACTTAGGGCTTATTCGGACCGAGGGGAATTTTTTCCccataaaaaatatatgaaatatataattttttatatttatgCAGTCTGATTTTGCAGTTCCACCGGAGAGCTGGCGATACAACACTCATCCATACTGATATTATACAGAGCGGTGGTGAGATTATAAGTCGCCACTTTGATCAGTCACCCAATCTGTATGTCCTTGTCCTGCGGTCGTAAGGTTTGTGGATGGCTGCAACTCAGAAGATCTGTCGGTAAAACCTGTTTTTTAACTCTATAAAAATTAAGAGAACTTTTCTCAAATGAAATCTTTCCCCGTCTTTATtttagaatataaaaaaaatataaaactgatTTCTTCACTAGATTATTCTACAAAAAATTATGGAAAAAAATCCGCCTTTAGTTTTGTCTATAGGTGTCTACCCTTTAAAGAAGACTTGTCACCAACAGTTACCCCtacctttttattttattactggtaaaaaattaaaataaattctgaatataaaaaattataaaatcagCGAGGAAAGGGCTTTTATTCATAAAGAAATAATATGAAAGAAAAAGCGAGTACCACAACCCGAACttcatgggtccgctcatcccggTTTGTTACATTTCCATCTTTACATGAATCGCACACCTCTTGGTATATTATTTGTTCTCGGCCTCCAGTCTCAGGTACAGGAGGCCACATTCTGATCCTAGGCTCTGACCCTGAAAGCAACAATTGTCTCCCAAAGTTGCCCCAAAGAATCGGTTCCCTATCAGAGTTCTGGAGCCATTGGGGACACCCAGCCGATCCAGTATGGTTTTTGCTAGATCTGGAACTGCGGGCTGAAGAAGAGTGGCATAAAGTCTTAAGGATTCAAGGGTAAGGTACAGAACGGACCGTCCCCATGCCTGGTCATCATCTCCTCCCTTACACAGCTTCCATGGGGCCTGGCTTTGGAAGAAAGCATTTGAGCACCGTACGCTGCCGTCGATGGCCTCTAAGGCTTTGTTTGCCTGGAATCTGCTCATATAGTGGTCCACCAGTCCTGGCAGCTCTCGCACAGTGCCCAGCAGTCGGTGCAGATCCTGATGTGCCGCGGCGGGTACATCACTGCCCTGATAATACGGCCAGCATTGCCCGGGGTTTATTGTGAGGGCCGTGCAGCGGTTTAACAGTCCACCCAGGGCATCGGCAAGCTCAGAGTTTAGGAGCGTGCACACAGTATGGTGAGTAAAGTCACAGTCTCGCTCAGGAGAGCCATGGCGGAGTAAGAAGTACCGTAGCCCGTCCCTTGTGTACCGCTGGATGCATTCCGTAGGATCCACAACATTCTGAAGGCTCTTTGACATCTTGACCCCATTACACGTCCAGTGAGAGTGGACGAGTAATTTTTTGGGTGGAGGAAGACCGGCTGCCAATAAGAACGCCGGCCAGTATATCGCGTGGAAGCGCAAAATATCTTTACCGAGCAAATGGGTGGACGGTCCCCAAGGAGAAAAATGCTGGTCTGGAAATCCAGCAACAGTTAAATAGTTGATCAAGGCGTCCAGCCAAACATAGATGGTATGAGAAGGGTCAGAAGGGACAGGGATTCCCCATGACACACGACTACGCTGGCGAGACACAGAAAGATCTGGTAATTCTTCCTCCAGCCACTGCTGCACAATACGGAGAAACGGAGGCGGATAGATGGGTTCTGTCTGCAGCCAGGCGAGGAGCTTAGGGCGCAGGAGGGAAAGTCTGAACATGTAATTTTCTTCACTCATCCAATGGACCTAAACAAGAAAGGATGAATCTTAAAACTGGGCAATGCATTCACTATGACAGAGTCCCATAGTGTCTCCACTATTACAGCAAACAATCCTCACTCATGATGATACTGATACTTTCTCTCCTCCAGCTGTAGAATGCCCTGTCCTTGAAGGGATTATGTCAGTAAGATCAATCCCCCCCAAAGCCACATGTATCAGgatgcaggtctttgaaatgtaaatccattaACACCTTAAGgcaggagacacactggtgcgagatacggccgagtctcgctggttaaaagcaagctgtggcactggcactccggagcggagcgtgcagctccatgtattgctatgcagctgcacgctctgctccggagtacaggtgccacagcttgcttttaaccagcgagactcggccgtatctcgcaccagtgtgtctccggccttacatcttctatctgttgctgcactcCCCAGTAATCAGCTTTTTTAattcatatgtaaatgaggctTTCTGTGCATCACAGAGCAACTAACAAGTCTCATCCTCCCCAGATTGTCTCCCCACCAGCACCAGTCTTTTTAGCTTGTCCAGAGCACATAATGCCTCATTTGCATAGAAATGAAAAAGCTAATTACTGGGGACTACAGCAACAGATGAAAGATATAAAGGGGTCGATGGATTTACATTTTAAACACCTGTATCTCCATATATGAGTTTTGGGAGGATCCATCTTACTTACAGATACCCTTTAAGGGCCTAGGTATAAAATGATTGTAGAAAATACTGCTTAGTACAAAGCTCATTTTACTAAAGTGAACAAGTATGATAACAAATCCTGGTTCTGCAATCTAAGTTTGATTGCCTATATCTGATCCCTGAGGTCCCCGCCGCTCCCaggacagatccctgcggtccccgatGCTCCCAGGAGAGATCCTGCCGCTCCCAGGACAGGTCCCTGCCACTCCCAGTAGAGATCCCTGCGGTCCTTGCCGCTCCCAGtagagatccctgcggtccccgccGCTCCCAGTAGAGATCCCAACGGTCCCCGCCACTCCcaggacagatccctgcagtccccgccGCTCCCAGGACAGATCCCTGCCGCTCCCAGGACAGATATTTGTCTACATTTTAGGTCAGAATCGTTCCCCGATACCTGGTGTCCACTTTCAGCTGACACTCTGCAGATGTTGTCTTCTCCATCTCTGCGCTCCAGCGTTTGTTCCTCACTTAGGAACGCTTCATCAGAGGTGCAGTACCACCCCTGGTACGTCCCCTTATAGATGTAACCTCTGTCTTCTAGCTTCTTCCAGAAGTGACAGACTGCATGTGAGTGACGACGTTCTGTTGTGCGCACAAAGTCCGTGTAAGAGATGGCCATGGTGTCAAACATTGCGCGGAACTGCTGGGACACAGCGGCACAGAAGCTCGACGGGTCCGAACCCAAAGCAGCGGCAGCGTGCTGCACCTTGATGCCATGTTCATCAGTGCCTGTAACAACACACACATAAAAGACGAGTGTCGCTCCCCAGAGACCCCATATGCAGCACCGCTAGCGCCACCTACTGGATGTAGCAGTTTTAAGTCAATATTGACCTTATAAAAGGGCTGGTCTGAAACTAAGTGTGAACTtaataccaaatgtgtatgtttAATAATCCAATCGGTTTTTTTTCTAATAAACTTCAACAAAGTTCCTACAATACCCGCTCTACTCTAACTTcctgtctttttttttaaatttccaatgTTTTTTTGGAGTATCCCAGCACGCACTAGGGATTCTCAAATGGGATGGTATCAAGGGACCAGGACTGTGGTCACTGCTGGGACTGCTGTCCCCACCCTGAAACAAGGGATCAGCAGTGTCATACGTGCACTACTGAGTATATGCCTGTTatcaattctgatacatgctctCTCTGCTGTGTATTCATCTGAATTCACAATGACAGTGCGCTTTCTGCTGTGTATTCATATGTATTCACACTGACCATGCGCTCTCCTGTATATTCATCTGAATtcacactgacagtgcgctctctcctGTATATTCATCTGAATTCACAATCGCTCTCTGCTGTATATTCATCTGAATTCACTGACAGTTCGCTCTCCCTGCTGTATATTCATCTGAATTCACACCAACAATGCGCTCTATGCTGTATATTCATCTGAATTCGCAGACAGTGCACTCTGCTGTATATTCATCTGAATTCACACCCGACAGTGCGCTCTGCTGTATATTCATCTGCATtcccactgacagtgcgctctcctgCTGTATATTCATCTGAATTCACACTGACCGTGCGCTCTCCTGCTGTTTATTCATCGGAATGCACACAGTGCGCTCTCTGCTGTATATTCATCTGAATTCACACTGATAGTGCGTTCTCTCCTGCTGTATATTCATCTGAATTCACACTGACAGTGCGTTCTCTCCTGCTGTATATTCATCTGAATTCACACTGACAGTGCGTTCTCTCCTGCTGTATATTCATCTGAATTCACACTGACAGTGCGTTCTCTCCTGCTGTATATTCATCTGAATTCACACTGACAGTGCGTTCTCTCCTGCTGTATATTCATCTGAATTCACACTGACAATGCGCTCCCTTGCCAGGTCGAAAAGAGAAGAGACAAGCCGGCAAGAGCGCACACTGTAACTACAAACCTGAAAAGTACATAATGTAGCGAACAGGAAGAATACAGACCAGACCCCAAAATAGACATCACTGATAATGCTTAATTTTAGGGTGGGAGCAGTGACTGCAGCCCCAGCCTACCGATGACATCCTATTTGAGAATCTGCATTGCATActcacaaaacaaaaacaaaaaaaaagacgggaagttaggctactttcacactggcgttaactgcattacgtcgcaatgcgtcgttttgccgataaaatgcatcctgcaaaagtgcttgcaggatgcgttttttctgcattgactaacattagcgacgcaatgacacacgtcgcaaccgtcgtgctgtggcggaccgtcgggagcaaaaaacgttacatgtaacgttttttgctcccgacggtccgcttcttccgaccgcgcatgcacggccggaactccgcccccacctccctgcacttccccgcacctcacaatggggtagcggatgcgctggaaaaatgcatccgctgcccccgttgtgcggcggagacaacgctagcgtcgggaacctcgacccgacgggccgagcccgacgctagtgtgaaagtagccttagagcagAGAGAACTGTAGGGAATTTTTAACTTAATAACTGAAATGTATCAGAAAAGTGATTAGATTATTAGATACTGTGCTATTCAACTTTGGTTTCGGACCACCCCACTAAGGAGCCTTTCCGCATGACTTCAAGGCGTTgtctggccttaaagtgactgcagacttgtgaatccttacagagCACAAACAACATGGTATGTgacttgcatacatgtggtcacatgatgcggtcacatgccgagAAGACGTGTGCAGCCTCGCACAATTCAAGTGTACGGCGTGAGGTCAggtacgtctagtcagaatgtggcctgaattaagcaaatcgcatacttgtggtcacatgacgccGCTCCTGGCTCCCAGAGTGACTGCAGAATTGGGTgccaaggccggacaacccctttaagaattcaAATCaaaaactccatttgcagacatgttttggggtgtttacCCCTTATCAGTGTAAAGTAGAATATCTAGACCTGGTGCTGACATTGCTGAAAAGACGGCTAATGTAAGCTTTTATTTTTGACTCCAGGGCCTTGAAGGACCCGTTTACTCCTATCATGGATGGAGGCCGCTGTAGCAGATATTGGCACGGGTCTAACATACACCATACAGCTAGTGGAAGCTCACACTGTGATGTCATACCACGGCTTCCATGATAAAGGACACATTTTCCACTGGTGTCCATGGCTTGCCGTACCCTACTGCACTATCCC is a window of Ranitomeya variabilis isolate aRanVar5 chromosome 2, aRanVar5.hap1, whole genome shotgun sequence DNA encoding:
- the MARS2 gene encoding methionine--tRNA ligase, mitochondrial — translated: MAAWPCLRRCTMWRQLCRTAPRGSGLHTVRAGYGGESGPALLTTPIFYVNAAPHLGHVYSALLADVQHRYSALCGRDSRLSTGTDEHGIKVQHAAAALGSDPSSFCAAVSQQFRAMFDTMAISYTDFVRTTERRHSHAVCHFWKKLEDRGYIYKGTYQGWYCTSDEAFLSEEQTLERRDGEDNICRVSAESGHQVHWMSEENYMFRLSLLRPKLLAWLQTEPIYPPPFLRIVQQWLEEELPDLSVSRQRSRVSWGIPVPSDPSHTIYVWLDALINYLTVAGFPDQHFSPWGPSTHLLGKDILRFHAIYWPAFLLAAGLPPPKKLLVHSHWTCNGVKMSKSLQNVVDPTECIQRYTRDGLRYFLLRHGSPERDCDFTHHTVCTLLNSELADALGGLLNRCTALTINPGQCWPYYQGSDVPAAAHQDLHRLLGTVRELPGLVDHYMSRFQANKALEAIDGSVRCSNAFFQSQAPWKLCKGGDDDQAWGRSVLYLTLESLRLYATLLQPAVPDLAKTILDRLGVPNGSRTLIGNRFFGATLGDNCCFQGQSLGSECGLLYLRLEAENK